One Xylocopa sonorina isolate GNS202 chromosome 18, iyXylSono1_principal, whole genome shotgun sequence DNA segment encodes these proteins:
- the Simj gene encoding transcriptional repressor p66-beta simjang isoform X8 — translation MEAMDLDGDAVVDLSVSSGRRNSPSITVNSADVGVPLDLGVHFSSSPNTDNNMPEARNIQNAARGILAPKSGDDRKTRRNLRPRSEISYAESPDERRINGYMNGNADSDEGDMPPLPPIKELSSDELAERERTLRKLREELRSEEMKLVLLKKLRQSQQLKENIAAVPKVPSKLPPPVTVQQAPHSHRIGKAPPPLLRGQPAPSRSSSLHAPPPGMLLPPTVGRSSTSSTGMPPNMVIPQPPHPRGRPPSATPNVSNYHAPADRTERSTKDPTPTPAHQVSKLLVGSQENKTTASLSTPVISEQERPRDDNQTPAQRQAAAKLALRKQLEKTLLQIPPPKPPPPEMHFVPNPSNTEFIYLVGLEHVVDFITKEPAIPPPPEPFECTQCKTDFTPVWKWEKPVTGGKKEGPRGQHATFQRPPAGRDPRVICEHCVTTNVKKALKAEHTNRLKTAFVKALQQEQEIEQRLAQAACPSPDPPAPKPVPKAATPTRRVATPPAPPPQVPPAPTLAPTPPAPKLQEHPLVKLAESGKFSPHHAAAAALQQQLLRELAKNPVPGIPPHQPLPAHMMPPFTSILYPYQLAMAQAGGKGLAELQRQAADLQRQYLLDMIPSQASQGQGNQAPPRAHPHNWKT, via the exons ATGGAAGCTATGGATTTGGATGGGGATGCTGTAGTGGACTTGAGTGTTAG CAGTGGTAGAAGAAATTCTCCATCGATCACTGTTAACTCTGCTGATGTAGGAGTTCCATTAGATTTAGGTGTTCATTTCTCTTCGAGTCCTAATACGGACAACAACATGCCAGAAGCACGTAACATTCAAAATGCGGCAAGGGGCATCTTAGCTCCCAAGTCTGGAGATGATAGGAAAACACGCCGCAACCTTAGACCAAGAAGTGAGATAAGTTATGCAGAGAGTCCTGATGAACGTAGAATAAATGGCTATATGAATGGAAACGCAGACAGTGATGAAG GTGATATGCCTCCTTTGCCTCCAATAAAAGAATTATCATCCGATGAGTTGGCTGAACGTGAGAGAACACTTAGAAAATTAAGGGAGGAACTTAGATCTGAGGAAATGAAGTTGGTATTGTTGAAAAAATTGAGGCAATCGCAACAACTGAAAGAGAATATCGCTGCTGTACCCAAAGTACCCAGTAAATTACCACCACCGGTCACAGTGCAACAAGCTCCTCACAG TCATAGAATAGGGAAGGCACCACCACCTTTACTTAGAGGACAACCTGCTCCGAGTAGGAGCAGTAGTTTACATGCACCACCGCCAGGAATGTTATTACCACCTACAGTTGGTCGAAGTTCTACTTCTAGTACTGGAATGCCACCTAACATGGTTATACCACAACCACCTCATCCTAGGGGGAGGCCACCTAGTGCAACGCCAAATGTATCAAATTATCACGCACCCGCGGATAGAACTGAGAGGTCCACAAAAGATCCAACACCAACCCCAGCACATCAAGTAAGTAAG CTGCTTGTTGGATCTCAAGAAAATAAAACCACCGCATCCTTAAGCACACCTGTGATTTCAGAGCAG GAGAGACCAAGAGATGATAATCAAACACCTGCGCAACGTCAGGCAGCTGCTAAGCTGGCTTTAAGAAAGCAACTCGAGAAGACTCTGTTACAAATACCGCCACCGAAACCACCTCCACCGGAGATGCACTTCGTGCCGAACCCGTCTAATACCGAGTTCATATACTTGGTGGGCCTGGAGCATGTAGTTGACTTTATCACGAAGGAACCCGCTATCCCACCACCCCCAGAACCGTTTGAATGTACGCAGTGCAAAACAGACTTCACACCTGTGTGGAAGTGGGAAAAGCCCGTAACCGGTGGCAAGAAAGAGGGTCCACGGGGACAACACGCAACTTTCCAGAGACCTCCGGCAGGTCGCGATCCTAGAGTCATATGTGAACATTGTGTGACAACCAACGTCAAGAAGGCTCTAAAAGCAGAACACACTAATCG GTTAAAGACAGCGTTCGTGAAAGCACTACAACAGGAACAAGAAATAGAACAGAGGTTAGCGCAAGCAGCGTGTCCAAGTCCAGATCCTCCAGCTCCGAAACCAGTTCCTAAAGCAGCTACTCCTACGAGGAGGGTAGCAACACCACCAGCTCCTCCACCACAAGTACCACCAGCGCCAACGCTAGCACCAACTCCACCAGCGCCCAAATTACAGGAGCATCCTCTAGTTAAATTGGCGGAAAGTGGAAAGTTTAGCCCACATCACGCTGCTGCGGCTGCTTTGCAGCAACAGTTGCTTAGAG AACTGGCGAAAAATCCTGTACCAGGTATACCACCGCATCAACCTCTTCCTGCTCATATGATGCCACCGTTTACCTCCATATTATATCCGTACCAGCTGGCAATGGCGCAAGCTGGCGGTAAAGGTCTCGCGGAGTTACAACGACAAGCAGCAGATTTGCAACGTCAATATTTGCTCGACATGATTCCATCACAGGCATCCCAGGGGCAAGGAAACCAAGCTCCGCCACGGGCCCATCCACACAATTGGAAAACGTAA
- the Simj gene encoding transcriptional repressor p66-beta simjang isoform X10 has protein sequence MNRMIGRAILVTQLFLFRVAAFERMEAMDLDGDAVVDLSVSSGRRNSPSITVNSADVGVPLDLGVHFSSSPNTDNNMPEARNIQNAARGILAPKSGDDRKTRRNLRPRSEISYAESPDERRINGYMNGNADSDEGDMPPLPPIKELSSDELAERERTLRKLREELRSEEMKLVLLKKLRQSQQLKENIAAVPKVPSKLPPPVTVQQAPHSHRIGKAPPPLLRGQPAPSRSSSLHAPPPGMLLPPTVGRSSTSSTGMPPNMVIPQPPHPRGRPPSATPNVSNYHAPADRTERSTKDPTPTPAHQERPRDDNQTPAQRQAAAKLALRKQLEKTLLQIPPPKPPPPEMHFVPNPSNTEFIYLVGLEHVVDFITKEPAIPPPPEPFECTQCKTDFTPVWKWEKPVTGGKKEGPRGQHATFQRPPAGRDPRVICEHCVTTNVKKALKAEHTNRLKTAFVKALQQEQEIEQRLAQAACPSPDPPAPKPVPKAATPTRRVATPPAPPPQVPPAPTLAPTPPAPKLQEHPLVKLAESGKFSPHHAAAAALQQQLLRELAKNPVPGIPPHQPLPAHMMPPFTSILYPYQLAMAQAGGKGLAELQRQAADLQRQYLLDMIPSQASQGQGNQAPPRAHPHNWKT, from the exons ATGAACAGAATGATCGGACGAGCGATTTTGGTAACCCAGTTATTTTTATTCCG AGTTGCCGCATTTGAAAGAATGGAAGCTATGGATTTGGATGGGGATGCTGTAGTGGACTTGAGTGTTAG CAGTGGTAGAAGAAATTCTCCATCGATCACTGTTAACTCTGCTGATGTAGGAGTTCCATTAGATTTAGGTGTTCATTTCTCTTCGAGTCCTAATACGGACAACAACATGCCAGAAGCACGTAACATTCAAAATGCGGCAAGGGGCATCTTAGCTCCCAAGTCTGGAGATGATAGGAAAACACGCCGCAACCTTAGACCAAGAAGTGAGATAAGTTATGCAGAGAGTCCTGATGAACGTAGAATAAATGGCTATATGAATGGAAACGCAGACAGTGATGAAG GTGATATGCCTCCTTTGCCTCCAATAAAAGAATTATCATCCGATGAGTTGGCTGAACGTGAGAGAACACTTAGAAAATTAAGGGAGGAACTTAGATCTGAGGAAATGAAGTTGGTATTGTTGAAAAAATTGAGGCAATCGCAACAACTGAAAGAGAATATCGCTGCTGTACCCAAAGTACCCAGTAAATTACCACCACCGGTCACAGTGCAACAAGCTCCTCACAG TCATAGAATAGGGAAGGCACCACCACCTTTACTTAGAGGACAACCTGCTCCGAGTAGGAGCAGTAGTTTACATGCACCACCGCCAGGAATGTTATTACCACCTACAGTTGGTCGAAGTTCTACTTCTAGTACTGGAATGCCACCTAACATGGTTATACCACAACCACCTCATCCTAGGGGGAGGCCACCTAGTGCAACGCCAAATGTATCAAATTATCACGCACCCGCGGATAGAACTGAGAGGTCCACAAAAGATCCAACACCAACCCCAGCACATCAA GAGAGACCAAGAGATGATAATCAAACACCTGCGCAACGTCAGGCAGCTGCTAAGCTGGCTTTAAGAAAGCAACTCGAGAAGACTCTGTTACAAATACCGCCACCGAAACCACCTCCACCGGAGATGCACTTCGTGCCGAACCCGTCTAATACCGAGTTCATATACTTGGTGGGCCTGGAGCATGTAGTTGACTTTATCACGAAGGAACCCGCTATCCCACCACCCCCAGAACCGTTTGAATGTACGCAGTGCAAAACAGACTTCACACCTGTGTGGAAGTGGGAAAAGCCCGTAACCGGTGGCAAGAAAGAGGGTCCACGGGGACAACACGCAACTTTCCAGAGACCTCCGGCAGGTCGCGATCCTAGAGTCATATGTGAACATTGTGTGACAACCAACGTCAAGAAGGCTCTAAAAGCAGAACACACTAATCG GTTAAAGACAGCGTTCGTGAAAGCACTACAACAGGAACAAGAAATAGAACAGAGGTTAGCGCAAGCAGCGTGTCCAAGTCCAGATCCTCCAGCTCCGAAACCAGTTCCTAAAGCAGCTACTCCTACGAGGAGGGTAGCAACACCACCAGCTCCTCCACCACAAGTACCACCAGCGCCAACGCTAGCACCAACTCCACCAGCGCCCAAATTACAGGAGCATCCTCTAGTTAAATTGGCGGAAAGTGGAAAGTTTAGCCCACATCACGCTGCTGCGGCTGCTTTGCAGCAACAGTTGCTTAGAG AACTGGCGAAAAATCCTGTACCAGGTATACCACCGCATCAACCTCTTCCTGCTCATATGATGCCACCGTTTACCTCCATATTATATCCGTACCAGCTGGCAATGGCGCAAGCTGGCGGTAAAGGTCTCGCGGAGTTACAACGACAAGCAGCAGATTTGCAACGTCAATATTTGCTCGACATGATTCCATCACAGGCATCCCAGGGGCAAGGAAACCAAGCTCCGCCACGGGCCCATCCACACAATTGGAAAACGTAA
- the Simj gene encoding transcriptional repressor p66-beta simjang isoform X2 has protein sequence MNRMIGRAILVTQLFLFRVAAFERMEAMDLDGDAVVDLSVSSGRRNSPSITVNSADVGVPLDLGVHFSSSPNTDNNMPEARNIQNAARGILAPKSGDDRKTRRNLRPRSEISYAESPDERRINGYMNGNADSDEGDMPPLPPIKELSSDELAERERTLRKLREELRSEEMKLVLLKKLRQSQQLKENIAAVPKVPSKLPPPVTVQQAPHSHRIGKAPPPLLRGQPAPSRSSSLHAPPPGMLLPPTVGRSSTSSTGMPPNMVIPQPPHPRGRPPSATPNVSNYHAPADRTERSTKDPTPTPAHQVSKLLVGSQENKTTASLSTPVISEQERPRDDNQTPAQRQAAAKLALRKQLEKTLLQIPPPKPPPPEMHFVPNPSNTEFIYLVGLEHVVDFITKEPAIPPPPEPFECTQCKTDFTPVWKWEKPVTGGKKEGPRGQHATFQRPPAGRDPRVICEHCVTTNVKKALKAEHTNRLKTAFVKALQQEQEIEQRLAQAACPSPDPPAPKPVPKAATPTRRVATPPAPPPQVPPAPTLAPTPPAPKLQEHPLVKLAESGKFSPHHAAAAALQQQLLRELAKNPVPGIPPHQPLPAHMMPPFTSILYPYQLAMAQAGGKGLAELQRQAADLQRQYLLDMIPSQASQGQGNQAPPRAHPHNWKT, from the exons ATGAACAGAATGATCGGACGAGCGATTTTGGTAACCCAGTTATTTTTATTCCG AGTTGCCGCATTTGAAAGAATGGAAGCTATGGATTTGGATGGGGATGCTGTAGTGGACTTGAGTGTTAG CAGTGGTAGAAGAAATTCTCCATCGATCACTGTTAACTCTGCTGATGTAGGAGTTCCATTAGATTTAGGTGTTCATTTCTCTTCGAGTCCTAATACGGACAACAACATGCCAGAAGCACGTAACATTCAAAATGCGGCAAGGGGCATCTTAGCTCCCAAGTCTGGAGATGATAGGAAAACACGCCGCAACCTTAGACCAAGAAGTGAGATAAGTTATGCAGAGAGTCCTGATGAACGTAGAATAAATGGCTATATGAATGGAAACGCAGACAGTGATGAAG GTGATATGCCTCCTTTGCCTCCAATAAAAGAATTATCATCCGATGAGTTGGCTGAACGTGAGAGAACACTTAGAAAATTAAGGGAGGAACTTAGATCTGAGGAAATGAAGTTGGTATTGTTGAAAAAATTGAGGCAATCGCAACAACTGAAAGAGAATATCGCTGCTGTACCCAAAGTACCCAGTAAATTACCACCACCGGTCACAGTGCAACAAGCTCCTCACAG TCATAGAATAGGGAAGGCACCACCACCTTTACTTAGAGGACAACCTGCTCCGAGTAGGAGCAGTAGTTTACATGCACCACCGCCAGGAATGTTATTACCACCTACAGTTGGTCGAAGTTCTACTTCTAGTACTGGAATGCCACCTAACATGGTTATACCACAACCACCTCATCCTAGGGGGAGGCCACCTAGTGCAACGCCAAATGTATCAAATTATCACGCACCCGCGGATAGAACTGAGAGGTCCACAAAAGATCCAACACCAACCCCAGCACATCAAGTAAGTAAG CTGCTTGTTGGATCTCAAGAAAATAAAACCACCGCATCCTTAAGCACACCTGTGATTTCAGAGCAG GAGAGACCAAGAGATGATAATCAAACACCTGCGCAACGTCAGGCAGCTGCTAAGCTGGCTTTAAGAAAGCAACTCGAGAAGACTCTGTTACAAATACCGCCACCGAAACCACCTCCACCGGAGATGCACTTCGTGCCGAACCCGTCTAATACCGAGTTCATATACTTGGTGGGCCTGGAGCATGTAGTTGACTTTATCACGAAGGAACCCGCTATCCCACCACCCCCAGAACCGTTTGAATGTACGCAGTGCAAAACAGACTTCACACCTGTGTGGAAGTGGGAAAAGCCCGTAACCGGTGGCAAGAAAGAGGGTCCACGGGGACAACACGCAACTTTCCAGAGACCTCCGGCAGGTCGCGATCCTAGAGTCATATGTGAACATTGTGTGACAACCAACGTCAAGAAGGCTCTAAAAGCAGAACACACTAATCG GTTAAAGACAGCGTTCGTGAAAGCACTACAACAGGAACAAGAAATAGAACAGAGGTTAGCGCAAGCAGCGTGTCCAAGTCCAGATCCTCCAGCTCCGAAACCAGTTCCTAAAGCAGCTACTCCTACGAGGAGGGTAGCAACACCACCAGCTCCTCCACCACAAGTACCACCAGCGCCAACGCTAGCACCAACTCCACCAGCGCCCAAATTACAGGAGCATCCTCTAGTTAAATTGGCGGAAAGTGGAAAGTTTAGCCCACATCACGCTGCTGCGGCTGCTTTGCAGCAACAGTTGCTTAGAG AACTGGCGAAAAATCCTGTACCAGGTATACCACCGCATCAACCTCTTCCTGCTCATATGATGCCACCGTTTACCTCCATATTATATCCGTACCAGCTGGCAATGGCGCAAGCTGGCGGTAAAGGTCTCGCGGAGTTACAACGACAAGCAGCAGATTTGCAACGTCAATATTTGCTCGACATGATTCCATCACAGGCATCCCAGGGGCAAGGAAACCAAGCTCCGCCACGGGCCCATCCACACAATTGGAAAACGTAA
- the Simj gene encoding transcriptional repressor p66-beta simjang isoform X9, producing the protein MNRMIGRAILVTQLFLFRVAAFERMEAMDLDGDAVVDLSVSSSGRRNSPSITVNSADVGVPLDLGVHFSSSPNTDNNMPEARNIQNAARGILAPKSGDDRKTRRNLRPRSEISYAESPDERRINGYMNGNADSDEGDMPPLPPIKELSSDELAERERTLRKLREELRSEEMKLVLLKKLRQSQQLKENIAAVPKVPSKLPPPVTVQQAPHSHRIGKAPPPLLRGQPAPSRSSSLHAPPPGMLLPPTVGRSSTSSTGMPPNMVIPQPPHPRGRPPSATPNVSNYHAPADRTERSTKDPTPTPAHQERPRDDNQTPAQRQAAAKLALRKQLEKTLLQIPPPKPPPPEMHFVPNPSNTEFIYLVGLEHVVDFITKEPAIPPPPEPFECTQCKTDFTPVWKWEKPVTGGKKEGPRGQHATFQRPPAGRDPRVICEHCVTTNVKKALKAEHTNRLKTAFVKALQQEQEIEQRLAQAACPSPDPPAPKPVPKAATPTRRVATPPAPPPQVPPAPTLAPTPPAPKLQEHPLVKLAESGKFSPHHAAAAALQQQLLRELAKNPVPGIPPHQPLPAHMMPPFTSILYPYQLAMAQAGGKGLAELQRQAADLQRQYLLDMIPSQASQGQGNQAPPRAHPHNWKT; encoded by the exons ATGAACAGAATGATCGGACGAGCGATTTTGGTAACCCAGTTATTTTTATTCCG AGTTGCCGCATTTGAAAGAATGGAAGCTATGGATTTGGATGGGGATGCTGTAGTGGACTTGAGTGTTAG CAGCAGTGGTAGAAGAAATTCTCCATCGATCACTGTTAACTCTGCTGATGTAGGAGTTCCATTAGATTTAGGTGTTCATTTCTCTTCGAGTCCTAATACGGACAACAACATGCCAGAAGCACGTAACATTCAAAATGCGGCAAGGGGCATCTTAGCTCCCAAGTCTGGAGATGATAGGAAAACACGCCGCAACCTTAGACCAAGAAGTGAGATAAGTTATGCAGAGAGTCCTGATGAACGTAGAATAAATGGCTATATGAATGGAAACGCAGACAGTGATGAAG GTGATATGCCTCCTTTGCCTCCAATAAAAGAATTATCATCCGATGAGTTGGCTGAACGTGAGAGAACACTTAGAAAATTAAGGGAGGAACTTAGATCTGAGGAAATGAAGTTGGTATTGTTGAAAAAATTGAGGCAATCGCAACAACTGAAAGAGAATATCGCTGCTGTACCCAAAGTACCCAGTAAATTACCACCACCGGTCACAGTGCAACAAGCTCCTCACAG TCATAGAATAGGGAAGGCACCACCACCTTTACTTAGAGGACAACCTGCTCCGAGTAGGAGCAGTAGTTTACATGCACCACCGCCAGGAATGTTATTACCACCTACAGTTGGTCGAAGTTCTACTTCTAGTACTGGAATGCCACCTAACATGGTTATACCACAACCACCTCATCCTAGGGGGAGGCCACCTAGTGCAACGCCAAATGTATCAAATTATCACGCACCCGCGGATAGAACTGAGAGGTCCACAAAAGATCCAACACCAACCCCAGCACATCAA GAGAGACCAAGAGATGATAATCAAACACCTGCGCAACGTCAGGCAGCTGCTAAGCTGGCTTTAAGAAAGCAACTCGAGAAGACTCTGTTACAAATACCGCCACCGAAACCACCTCCACCGGAGATGCACTTCGTGCCGAACCCGTCTAATACCGAGTTCATATACTTGGTGGGCCTGGAGCATGTAGTTGACTTTATCACGAAGGAACCCGCTATCCCACCACCCCCAGAACCGTTTGAATGTACGCAGTGCAAAACAGACTTCACACCTGTGTGGAAGTGGGAAAAGCCCGTAACCGGTGGCAAGAAAGAGGGTCCACGGGGACAACACGCAACTTTCCAGAGACCTCCGGCAGGTCGCGATCCTAGAGTCATATGTGAACATTGTGTGACAACCAACGTCAAGAAGGCTCTAAAAGCAGAACACACTAATCG GTTAAAGACAGCGTTCGTGAAAGCACTACAACAGGAACAAGAAATAGAACAGAGGTTAGCGCAAGCAGCGTGTCCAAGTCCAGATCCTCCAGCTCCGAAACCAGTTCCTAAAGCAGCTACTCCTACGAGGAGGGTAGCAACACCACCAGCTCCTCCACCACAAGTACCACCAGCGCCAACGCTAGCACCAACTCCACCAGCGCCCAAATTACAGGAGCATCCTCTAGTTAAATTGGCGGAAAGTGGAAAGTTTAGCCCACATCACGCTGCTGCGGCTGCTTTGCAGCAACAGTTGCTTAGAG AACTGGCGAAAAATCCTGTACCAGGTATACCACCGCATCAACCTCTTCCTGCTCATATGATGCCACCGTTTACCTCCATATTATATCCGTACCAGCTGGCAATGGCGCAAGCTGGCGGTAAAGGTCTCGCGGAGTTACAACGACAAGCAGCAGATTTGCAACGTCAATATTTGCTCGACATGATTCCATCACAGGCATCCCAGGGGCAAGGAAACCAAGCTCCGCCACGGGCCCATCCACACAATTGGAAAACGTAA
- the Simj gene encoding transcriptional repressor p66-beta simjang isoform X3: protein MNRMIGRAILVTQLFLFRVAAFERMEAMDLDGDAVVDLSVSSSGRRNSPSITVNSADVGVPLDLGVHFSSSPNTDNNMPEARNIQNAARGILAPKSGDDRKTRRNLRPRSEISYAESPDERRINGYMNGNADSDEGDMPPLPPIKELSSDELAERERTLRKLREELRSEEMKLVLLKKLRQSQQLKENIAAVPKVPSKLPPPVTVQQAPHSHRIGKAPPPLLRGQPAPSRSSSLHAPPPGMLLPPTVGRSSTSSTGMPPNMVIPQPPHPRGRPPSATPNVSNYHAPADRTERSTKDPTPTPAHQLLVGSQENKTTASLSTPVISEQERPRDDNQTPAQRQAAAKLALRKQLEKTLLQIPPPKPPPPEMHFVPNPSNTEFIYLVGLEHVVDFITKEPAIPPPPEPFECTQCKTDFTPVWKWEKPVTGGKKEGPRGQHATFQRPPAGRDPRVICEHCVTTNVKKALKAEHTNRLKTAFVKALQQEQEIEQRLAQAACPSPDPPAPKPVPKAATPTRRVATPPAPPPQVPPAPTLAPTPPAPKLQEHPLVKLAESGKFSPHHAAAAALQQQLLRELAKNPVPGIPPHQPLPAHMMPPFTSILYPYQLAMAQAGGKGLAELQRQAADLQRQYLLDMIPSQASQGQGNQAPPRAHPHNWKT from the exons ATGAACAGAATGATCGGACGAGCGATTTTGGTAACCCAGTTATTTTTATTCCG AGTTGCCGCATTTGAAAGAATGGAAGCTATGGATTTGGATGGGGATGCTGTAGTGGACTTGAGTGTTAG CAGCAGTGGTAGAAGAAATTCTCCATCGATCACTGTTAACTCTGCTGATGTAGGAGTTCCATTAGATTTAGGTGTTCATTTCTCTTCGAGTCCTAATACGGACAACAACATGCCAGAAGCACGTAACATTCAAAATGCGGCAAGGGGCATCTTAGCTCCCAAGTCTGGAGATGATAGGAAAACACGCCGCAACCTTAGACCAAGAAGTGAGATAAGTTATGCAGAGAGTCCTGATGAACGTAGAATAAATGGCTATATGAATGGAAACGCAGACAGTGATGAAG GTGATATGCCTCCTTTGCCTCCAATAAAAGAATTATCATCCGATGAGTTGGCTGAACGTGAGAGAACACTTAGAAAATTAAGGGAGGAACTTAGATCTGAGGAAATGAAGTTGGTATTGTTGAAAAAATTGAGGCAATCGCAACAACTGAAAGAGAATATCGCTGCTGTACCCAAAGTACCCAGTAAATTACCACCACCGGTCACAGTGCAACAAGCTCCTCACAG TCATAGAATAGGGAAGGCACCACCACCTTTACTTAGAGGACAACCTGCTCCGAGTAGGAGCAGTAGTTTACATGCACCACCGCCAGGAATGTTATTACCACCTACAGTTGGTCGAAGTTCTACTTCTAGTACTGGAATGCCACCTAACATGGTTATACCACAACCACCTCATCCTAGGGGGAGGCCACCTAGTGCAACGCCAAATGTATCAAATTATCACGCACCCGCGGATAGAACTGAGAGGTCCACAAAAGATCCAACACCAACCCCAGCACATCAA CTGCTTGTTGGATCTCAAGAAAATAAAACCACCGCATCCTTAAGCACACCTGTGATTTCAGAGCAG GAGAGACCAAGAGATGATAATCAAACACCTGCGCAACGTCAGGCAGCTGCTAAGCTGGCTTTAAGAAAGCAACTCGAGAAGACTCTGTTACAAATACCGCCACCGAAACCACCTCCACCGGAGATGCACTTCGTGCCGAACCCGTCTAATACCGAGTTCATATACTTGGTGGGCCTGGAGCATGTAGTTGACTTTATCACGAAGGAACCCGCTATCCCACCACCCCCAGAACCGTTTGAATGTACGCAGTGCAAAACAGACTTCACACCTGTGTGGAAGTGGGAAAAGCCCGTAACCGGTGGCAAGAAAGAGGGTCCACGGGGACAACACGCAACTTTCCAGAGACCTCCGGCAGGTCGCGATCCTAGAGTCATATGTGAACATTGTGTGACAACCAACGTCAAGAAGGCTCTAAAAGCAGAACACACTAATCG GTTAAAGACAGCGTTCGTGAAAGCACTACAACAGGAACAAGAAATAGAACAGAGGTTAGCGCAAGCAGCGTGTCCAAGTCCAGATCCTCCAGCTCCGAAACCAGTTCCTAAAGCAGCTACTCCTACGAGGAGGGTAGCAACACCACCAGCTCCTCCACCACAAGTACCACCAGCGCCAACGCTAGCACCAACTCCACCAGCGCCCAAATTACAGGAGCATCCTCTAGTTAAATTGGCGGAAAGTGGAAAGTTTAGCCCACATCACGCTGCTGCGGCTGCTTTGCAGCAACAGTTGCTTAGAG AACTGGCGAAAAATCCTGTACCAGGTATACCACCGCATCAACCTCTTCCTGCTCATATGATGCCACCGTTTACCTCCATATTATATCCGTACCAGCTGGCAATGGCGCAAGCTGGCGGTAAAGGTCTCGCGGAGTTACAACGACAAGCAGCAGATTTGCAACGTCAATATTTGCTCGACATGATTCCATCACAGGCATCCCAGGGGCAAGGAAACCAAGCTCCGCCACGGGCCCATCCACACAATTGGAAAACGTAA